The genomic interval GAAGTGGCTGGCGTTGGAGGTTCTTCGGCTGGAGGCCGGCGAGAGCTGGCAGGGACAGCTCAAGGACGAGGAGGCGGCGCTGGTGCTGCTTTCCGGCCGTTGTTCGGTCACAGTCGATCAGACCCGGTTCGAGGGCATCACCCGGGCGGATATCTTCAGCGCCCTGGGAACGACGGTCTATGCACCGCGGCGCAGCAAGCTGGAGGTCAAGGCCGAGGCGCGCCTGGAACTGGCCATCGCCAAAGCCCCATGTGAGGTCGACCTGAAGCCGCAGCTGCTGACCCCGGACACGGTCAAGGTGATCTCAGCCGGCATGGCCAACTGGCGCCGCGACGTGCGCCTGCTGGTGGCGCCGGGCTCGCCGGTCAGCAGCCGCCTGATCGTTGGCGAGACCATCAATCCGCCGGGCAACTGGTCCGGCATCCCGCCTCACAAGCACGACACGATCAACGACAAGGAAAACATCCTCGAGGAGTTCTACCTGTTCAAGACGAAGCCGGCTGACGGCTATGGGATCCAGGTGCTGAATGATGATGGGCGCGACCAGGCATTTGTGATCGTCAACGA from Anaerolineales bacterium carries:
- a CDS encoding 5-deoxy-glucuronate isomerase; the protein is MSRMTKAPHGKGHHSVFQSGELGVKWLALEVLRLEAGESWQGQLKDEEAALVLLSGRCSVTVDQTRFEGITRADIFSALGTTVYAPRRSKLEVKAEARLELAIAKAPCEVDLKPQLLTPDTVKVISAGMANWRRDVRLLVAPGSPVSSRLIVGETINPPGNWSGIPPHKHDTINDKENILEEFYLFKTKPADGYGIQVLNDDGRDQAFVIVNDDVAILQQGYHPTAAAPGVTVAYLWVLSGGDKAYNITTDPRFSWVPPAEAVLKEMKT